The window GCAGGCGGTGTTTTTGTAAATCATAAATCGTCTCAAACAGGAAATATTTTTACAAGATCAGGATTTCAGCTTTTTGGTGGCTATACAGGGTCTTACTTTGGTGATAGAAGAATGCGATCTAGTATTTCCGGTAGTTATATTTCTAAATTTTTTGACCCATATAATGGTGGTGATATGTTAATAGTAAACCATACAAGTAGCTATGCTCATAAAAAAGTTTGGAATTTTCAGTTGACAAATAACTATAATAACAGGAAATACATTTCTCTTTTAAATACTTCCAATCCCTATCAGCAAGTTAGACAGGAGAATATGATTAATGCGACACGAAGATTTGATTCAAGATTTGTTGGACTAGGAGCTTTTTATAATTTTTCAAGGTTCGATGCTTTTAGATTTCATACACGTGGTATTAATCTTAATGTTGGTAATTATGATTATGAAACGAATACGCTTGTTAGTTCGAATGCAATGGCTGGCTATACTCGTTCTATAGACGAAAAGCCTACTCCGAAAGATTATTTTTTCTTTCAATTTTTTACATTAATGCGCTATAGAGTGTTAAGCGCAAATTTCAGATATACTTACGGAAATTTAACTCCATATCAAAATGCATTGTTAAACGGCAGCATGTATCCACAAACAATAGCAGCTTCAGTTAATTATCAGTACCAGTTTAAAAATCCTCATTTGGTGCTTCAAAATTATATTAACTATACGTTCTTCAATACATTCAAACGACATAGTTTTGGATACACACCCGACTTGTTTTATTTTACAGATAATGGATGGCGATTTAGAGTAACTGCCGGTTTCTTTATTAGCAGCTCCAATGCATCTAGTGAGAGACAGTCGCTGAACTCTACAATTTCTGAGGGATACAAGGAATCTAAGAATCTTATAACGAAAAGTGTGCTATTGAATTTTGGTGTGCGCAAGGAGTTTGGTGTTCCAATTCCTTTTTCTAAGCGCAAGTTTTATTCAACTGATTTTGTCGCCTTTATTGATTTGAATGGAAATGGTAAAAAAGAAGTTGGCGAATATAACTTAGAAAATATTGTTTTAAAATTAGATAAATGGGAGGTTTTGACTAACGAGAAAGGAAAAGCCACTATAAAAAACGTTCCAACCGGTAATTACAAACTTAGTGCATTTTCGTTAGAGGAGTTAGAAGGCTATTTTCCAAATATAGAAGAAGAACTGGATGTTATAATAGATAGAGTAGGAGATAAGCATGTGCCTATACCATTTGTAAAGGGTATAAAGATATATGGTAAAGTGGTGCTAGATAGAGAAAAGGTTAGTGAGAATACAGATGTTACACCTATTGATTTAACTGGCATTAAGATAAGTGCCATGAATGGAAAAGTAATTCATACACTTACCGGAAAAGACGGAGAGTTTAATTTTTATGTTCCTTTCGGGAAATATACATTAAATATGGATGAAAATGTGTTAAGCGATAGATGGAAGATTTTGCAAAATAATATTGAGTTGGAATTAGACAAGAATACCGAGAGTTTGTTTATTACATTTTATATTGTAGAAAAGCGAAGAAAAATTAATAAAAAAACATTTGGTGCAGATGGCAAGCAAATAGGCGATTCGTTGCTAACTGCCAAAAATGCTGCTGATAATGGTAAAGGAGGGAAAGGTGCAAAAGGAACTAAGGGTGGTAAAGGTGCGAAAAACGGTAAAGCAGGAGCTGATAAAAATGCCGCAGCCAATGCTACTAAAGGCGGGAAACAAAATGTTGACTACGATGTAATAAAAGACGCATTCTTGAAAGATTTACAAGATGCAACTAAACTAAAAGGATTGGTTTATACCATTCAAATAGGTGCTTTCCAAAAGCCATTAAGTCCTGCTACATTTAAGGATTTAAAAGGATTGATGTACGAACGTATTGACAATAATTTTGTGAGAATTTCCGGTGGTCAGTTTATCAGTGAATCTTCTGCTACAATTGAGCGAGATAACTTGATTCGTGTAGGCTTTGTAGATGCCTTTGTTTCTGCATACTACAATGGTAAAGTAATTAGTCTTCAAGAAGCTTCTCAGATTAAGAAAACACTTGTTAAGTGATATTTTCTTAACTATTAATAGTTCGCCTAGATGTTTTCTAAAAATAATTATACTAAGATTTTAATATGTTTCGTATGCGTACATTAACCAATAATACCACGCTTAAAATATAAATTAGGTTATTTCGCATTAACGGGGTATATTTGCGTACTTCTTTTGAAGATTGTATCACAATCTATTTTGTAACTTCTACTTGCAATTTGATCATTTTTACACTTTTCTTAATTGAGTAATAGGTGTTTTACCATTTTTGGGCACTATAATGTCTACACTAAAAAAACATAGGTGTGGTAGTAATAATAAATAACAATTAATCAATTGCCTTCTTGTATTAAGTGGGCGCAAAACAAAAACAAAATGAATAAAGGAACAGTAAAATTTTTCAACGATGCCAAAGGCTTCGGATTTATTAAAGGTGAAAACGGACAAGAAATATTTGTTCACGTATCAGGAATAAAAGAAGATATCCGTGAGAACGATCAAGTAACATACGATACACAAGAAGGTAAAAAAGGTCTTAATGCAGTAAACGTTTGTTTAGCATAATTTATAGGCAAATTCTTAAAAAAAAGGCAACCCAATTGGGTTGCCTTTTTTTATAACAAAATTGTCCTTTCTTTAAGAGTATTTAGTATTAGTAATACTTTCAAACTAATTCAAAAAAACTAAAAGCCATTTTAGTTTTTAGTTGTAAATAATTGAATTTTTCAACTGTCTATTTAGGGTTTAATACATCATTCCTAAAAGTTGAGATAGCTTTTCTTTTAATTCAGTTCGAGCTATAATTTTGTCTAAAA of the Bacteroidota bacterium genome contains:
- a CDS encoding cold shock domain-containing protein, producing the protein MNKGTVKFFNDAKGFGFIKGENGQEIFVHVSGIKEDIRENDQVTYDTQEGKKGLNAVNVCLA